GTGGATGTGAGCGTGAGCTGCGAGAAGAGCTTGGGACTTGAGTCGCTTCCCACAGACGCCACAGGCGAACGGCGAGTCGGGCGAGGGGTTCTCCTCGTGGCTCAGCTGGTTGGTGTGGATCAGGATCTTGTGTCGTTTGAGCTGATGCTGTCGGGCGAACTTGCGTCCGCAGATGTCGCAGAGATGAGGCCGCTCGCCGGTGTGAGTCTGGAAGTGGATGAGCAGCTGCGATCGGCATTTAAACTCTTTACCGCAGAAGTCGCAGAGCAGCGAACTCGGCCGCTGCGGCTCGGTGCCCGCATGGACAATCTTCTTGTGGTGCTCGAGGTCGTTGGTCCTCATGTAGGCTTTGGGGCAGAGGTCGCAGCGGTGAGGTTTGACCCCTGAGTGGACGACCTCGTGCGCCTTCAGCCGCGACCTGCAGCTGAAGGTTTTTCCGCAGGCAGCGCAGAGCCATGCCTGCAGCTCGCGCTGCTTCTGCAGCTTGGCGACGCCGTGCGGGTGCAGCCGCGTCACGTGGTGCTGCAGGTTGTCGCGGCGGTTGAAGCGCAGGTCGCAGAGGTCGCAGGCGAACGGCTTCTTCCCCGTGTGGATGAACGAGTGTCGCGCCAGACTCGACTTGTTCTTCATCACTTTGCCACAGACGTCGCACATGATGCTGCCGGCCTTCAgcttcactgcacacacaggtgCATGCTGGGGGTTGGAGTCCAGAGACGACGGGGGAGCATGGACGTCTGGGGGAGACGGGAGGAAGAGACAAGAgtgaaaatcatttcaaaataacagATCAAAGCTAAAGTCTCAcgaatcaaaactgaaaaatataatCTGAATACAGGacgatgatgacatcatcagcccccccctcacctgcagGTGGAGTCCAGTTAGGGTCACCTGAGCcgtcttccccctcccccccctcctcctcatcatcatcctccccctcctcttcctgatgGTCAGCGTCAGGTGACACGTGGCGGTGGCGACGGCGGCCCCGGCCCCGACGTTTAGGTGGAAGGCGCCTGGTTGCGTTGGAGCTGCGAGGGGTCGGTCTCCTCTGGGTCCTGGACTCGGTGGGTTTGGGGGAGAGCCTGGCAGCAGGTTtgatggttctggttctggttctggtgctGGAGGTGCAGTACTGCAGCAGAGCGCCACCGTCGGGTCCGTCAGGTCGGACTgagaaacactgcagcagcattGCAGGCGACGCTGAGAAAACACATCAACACttcgtcaacaacaacaacataaaccCCACCCGCTCGCCCCGGAGGAGGAGTCATGTGACCGAGGCAGGGACCCGACCTGCGGGGGGTGGGGTGACTCACCTGCATGGCGGAGCTGGTCCAGCAGGTCCACCTGGACGGCAGCGTCTCTCCTCTCGGTGGCGTCGCTCTGACaacccacctccctcctctctggactctccCACTGACagcccacctccctcctcctcacctcctcctcggctcTCAGCATGAACACGCagagctgctctcctcctccagggggCGCCACCAGGCCAGACGTCATCTTAAATACCACCTGAAATCCAGCAGAACATTTATCATCCTCCTTCCTGCCCTTCACTGATCATGTGATAACGTCTGACTGAGAGACTCagtttcccacaatgcaccggGGACAACCGACGGATTCATAAACATTCATCTACAAATAAGAAATCATCTCAAACAGAATCAGACTAAACTTTTATCTCTAACGACCGCTGATGACGCGagtgttttcacagaaattgtgacagaaattaaacacacacacacacacacacacacacacacttgttagTATCGTGAGCGGGCAGCTGCccatgctaacattagcacaTGCTAACGACCGTCTCGCCCTCACAGGACAAGAGCGGAACAGGTGAGCTTGACGTTTCCGGTTTTACCTGAGAGCAGAGCGGCTCGCGCGGTCACCCTGACGACACGTTAACGTTCAACTCAGAGATTCAAAGAGTCAAACAAGAAACTGCTTCAACTCCTTCACGGAAACACTCCGCCGGAAGTACAGGCCGCACCGgaaaccttcttcttctgcccctTCCTCCCGCTTCTCACCAGGCTCAGGCAGGTTGACGCCGCCGCAGGCCAGAAGATGAACTGCATCTCGAGTCCAGAGACGTTTCCtccatcacaaacaaacacacacatacacacacacacacacacacacacacacaccatcgtCATAACTTCAAGACAACTGGCCGAATATTCAccactttatttatttcatattattatttgtttgttttacttttgttaCTTTCCGTTACTTAGTTACTTATTTATGTTGTTACTTTAATTACTTTTTGTTCGTTAGTTACTTTTCGTTATTTCAGTTACTTTTCATTACTTAGTTACTCTTCTTAGTTAAGTTACTTTTCGTTATTTTAGTTACTTCAGTGACTTTCGTTACTTAGTTACTTTTCGATACGTCAGTTACTTTTCGTTCGTTagttacttttctttctttagttACTTTTCGTTATTTCAGTTACTTTTTGTGACTTTCTTCGTTACTTAAGTTTGAGGTtgtttattgaatttttttaattttatctttAGTTTGAGCCACTGGATCCACGTGACAAGTGTGtagagatttttatttggaataTTCTGGAATcatacaacataaataaaattcatCACAATAATGTTCTCATCAGCACCAGAGCAATTTATCAACAGGGTTCAATCAACACTACAAACATACCTCACATGGCATCAACCCAGAGCCATGTGTCACCAGAGTTGGACCAACCCAGAGCCATTTGTCACCAGAGTTGGACCAACCCAGAGCCATTTGGGACCAGGGCTGGACCAGCCCAGAGCCATGTGGGACCAGGGTTGGACCAACCCAGAGCCATTTGTCACCAGAGTTGGACCAACCCAGAGCCATGTGTCACCAGAGTTGGACCAGCCCAGAGCCATGTGGGACCAGGGTTGGACCAGCCCAGAGCCATGTGTCTGCAGAGTCTCCAGGTGTAACTGGTggtgaatattaaaatgtgcctcgtgattgtctctctctcttgcctgGTGCCTCATGAGACTGACGACGACACTGAAGGAATAAATattcttcctgcttcctgcctcctgTTCTATGTACACGATGATCCGTCTGTAGCGTCGTCACGCACCAACGAAGAAGACGGAGCGACACCTTACTgggaggaaattaaaaaaacatgatgacagAAGCTTCTCAACTCAAGTCGACTGAGTTACTTTCTCTTGGGCTTTTGACCAAATCACACCGTTGTCATCAGCAGAAtgagttgccatggaaacaacGTGGTCTTCAAGGTGGTTTCGTCAGGATGAAGATGAACCGCTGAGCTCAGCTCAGAGTtcaatctgatctgatctgatctgatcatcTGGTTGAAACCATCTTTACTTCCtggtgtccctcagggctcaGTTCTCGGTCCACGCAGCTCACGTGTGATTGGCCGAGCGTGACGACCCTTCAGGACcagtcctgctgcagctgcacacgtCACTTATTAAAAGTTGTTATTGATAAATGGACAAATCATTTAAACCTGACGATCGATCAGAAGTTTTGGTTTCAtcaatacaacaaaacaataaaaacaacaacaacaacaataacaacatgaCACAAGGTGAGAAACAACGTGAGTCTGTGTCCAACAAGGCAGTGCaaaacatcctcctcctcctcttcctctccaccctcaGTCAGTAGTTgatgtcctcctcttcctccttcgtctcctcctcctcttcttcctcctccgtctcctcctcctcttcctccttcgtctcctcctcctcctcctcacagatgAAGAGTCTCTTGCTGAAGCTAAGCAGAGTTCAGATATTCCAGAGCGACTTCATAACAGAATTTATATTGTTCCTGCAGAGGGACggacacagaggtcagaggtcagaggtcaattGTATAACCACATgatttaaagttattattttaatatataataaatcatGTTCATCATTAAACTAActcaatatgaaaaatatacaataataaaatattactaACAACAAAAGTATATTAgtaataaagaattaaaaacatttgattatatttttagaaataaaacaaaatgttgcaataaaatcaaaaagcagctcttatgatattatatatgaataacAATAAGAGTGTGTGTTACCAGCAGGTCGACCATGTTAGGTTTGTTGTTCCTTAGCG
This window of the Scophthalmus maximus strain ysfricsl-2021 chromosome 21, ASM2237912v1, whole genome shotgun sequence genome carries:
- the LOC118290963 gene encoding endothelial zinc finger protein induced by tumor necrosis factor alpha-like; the encoded protein is MTSGLVAPPGGGEQLCVFMLRAEEEVRRREVGCQWESPERREVGCQSDATERRDAAVQVDLLDQLRHAASPAMLLQCFSVRPDGPDGGALLQYCTSSTRTRTRTIKPAARLSPKPTESRTQRRPTPRSSNATRRLPPKRRGRGRRRHRHVSPDADHQEEEGEDDDEEEGGEGEDGSGDPNWTPPADVHAPPSSLDSNPQHAPVCAVKLKAGSIMCDVCGKVMKNKSSLARHSFIHTGKKPFACDLCDLRFNRRDNLQHHVTRLHPHGVAKLQKQRELQAWLCAACGKTFSCRSRLKAHEVVHSGVKPHRCDLCPKAYMRTNDLEHHKKIVHAGTEPQRPSSLLCDFCGKEFKCRSQLLIHFQTHTGERPHLCDICGRKFARQHQLKRHKILIHTNQLSHEENPSPDSPFACGVCGKRLKSQALLAAHAHIHTADKPHRCGVCLRSFQRATCLKQHHLRVHLKVKMNNAPHAAGSRRSAVQARAFPCHICSKVFKFKSLLASHSLIHSELRPYACDFCSRSFRRLSHLKRHREVVHANGARPPASFVCHICGKDKKCRSQLDRHVIIHTGERPFACDLCAARFNRRGNLQQHRRRMHGMGQPSPEEAPPFLFDDDMTPALTYKQEETVVSVDAEPFHTEMLDTT